The proteins below come from a single Pedobacter aquae genomic window:
- a CDS encoding GNAT family N-acetyltransferase, with amino-acid sequence MKLIPFEEQYIPILTNWMKDEDTLLKFAGIAFQYPLTREQMLSYIQKHPERLIYLGIDDENQPIAYGEVIPQENESARLGHLLIGESQNRGKGLGKQLITLLINEAKLELGIKRIDLYLLSNNEVAAQCYLKYGFHFIDNDFSITYKNQSYPILKMTMTL; translated from the coding sequence ATGAAACTCATTCCTTTTGAAGAACAATATATCCCAATTTTAACAAATTGGATGAAAGATGAAGATACCTTACTCAAATTTGCAGGTATAGCTTTCCAATATCCGCTTACGCGAGAACAAATGTTAAGCTATATACAAAAGCATCCCGAAAGGCTTATTTATTTAGGTATTGATGATGAAAACCAGCCCATAGCTTATGGCGAAGTTATTCCACAAGAAAATGAGTCTGCTCGTTTAGGGCATTTACTCATCGGCGAAAGCCAAAATAGAGGAAAAGGTTTAGGTAAACAATTGATAACTTTATTGATTAATGAAGCTAAACTAGAGCTTGGAATTAAGCGTATAGACTTATACTTGCTCTCTAACAACGAAGTGGCGGCACAATGTTATCTTAAATATGGTTTTCATTTTATAGATAATGATTTTAGCATCACTTACAAAAATCAAAGCTATCCAATTTTAAAAATGACGATGACTTTATAA
- a CDS encoding lysophospholipid acyltransferase family protein — MINKWLSYVAAFFLYLVSLLPLRLLYLLSDFAFIIIFYVVKYRRNVVRMNLTNAFPEKSIEEIKGIEKRFFRYLSDLIFEVIKMLSVSEKEALKRFTFTNLDLLKKLEDQNKSYLFAVGHYGNWEWCTIVTPLIIKGKPLIIYKPLNNNVFNEVFKKAREKSGTLMVRMKMTLREMARFKNQLTVTVFAADQTPALADPHEWIKFLNQPTAIFMGIEKIARSTNYPVVFCDVDRVKRGYYSCDFKLVHDNPATSEDKEITLKHAKFLEDRIKQKPEFWLWSHKRWKFKPAANTIIHELS; from the coding sequence ATGATAAATAAATGGCTTTCTTACGTAGCAGCGTTTTTTTTGTACTTAGTTTCTTTACTTCCTTTAAGATTGCTTTATCTGTTATCTGATTTTGCTTTTATCATTATCTTTTATGTTGTAAAATATAGAAGAAATGTGGTAAGAATGAATTTAACGAATGCTTTTCCTGAAAAAAGCATAGAAGAAATTAAAGGCATCGAAAAAAGATTTTTTAGATACCTATCAGATTTAATATTTGAAGTGATTAAAATGCTTTCTGTTTCTGAAAAAGAAGCTTTAAAGCGTTTTACATTTACCAATTTAGATTTACTAAAAAAGCTTGAAGACCAAAACAAGAGTTATTTATTTGCAGTTGGGCATTATGGAAATTGGGAATGGTGCACCATTGTTACTCCCTTAATTATAAAAGGAAAGCCACTTATCATTTATAAACCTTTAAATAACAACGTTTTTAACGAAGTTTTTAAAAAGGCAAGAGAAAAAAGTGGCACTTTAATGGTGAGGATGAAGATGACATTACGTGAAATGGCCCGATTTAAAAATCAACTTACGGTTACTGTTTTTGCTGCAGACCAAACGCCTGCCTTGGCAGATCCTCATGAGTGGATAAAATTTTTAAATCAACCTACAGCAATCTTTATGGGGATAGAGAAAATAGCTCGTTCTACAAACTATCCGGTTGTGTTTTGTGATGTTGATAGAGTTAAAAGAGGTTATTATTCTTGCGATTTCAAATTGGTTCATGATAACCCAGCCACTTCAGAAGACAAAGAAATAACCCTAAAACACGCTAAATTTCTAGAAGATAGGATAAAACAAAAACCAGAATTTTGGCTTTGGTCTCATAAACGTTGGAAATTTAAACCAGCAGCAAATACTATTATTCATGAATTATCCTAA
- the bioB gene encoding biotin synthase BioB: MQTKHNWTKEEILEIYNRPFLDLVYEAATIHRANKDYSEVQISSLISIKTGGCPEDCSYCPQAARYHTDVDVHAMMKVDEVLDAAKKAKDGGASRLCMGAAWREVRDNRDFDKVIDMVKAVNEMDMEVCCTLGMLNADQAQRLADAGLYAYNHNLDTSEEDYKRIISTRTYDDRLQTIENVRKAKLTVCSGGIIGLGETVNDRVSMLRVLANMPQHPESVPVNALVPVKGTPLENQPRVPIWDMVRMIATARITMPKTCVRLSAGRTEMSTIEQALCFMAGANSIFAGDKLLTTPNPDFKDDMAMFELLGLTPRKAFKNGKPNQKAEEVTA, encoded by the coding sequence ATGCAAACAAAACATAACTGGACAAAAGAAGAGATTTTAGAAATTTATAATAGACCATTTTTAGATTTAGTGTATGAAGCTGCTACCATTCATAGAGCTAATAAAGACTATTCAGAAGTACAAATCAGTTCTTTAATATCTATTAAAACTGGCGGTTGCCCAGAAGATTGTTCTTATTGCCCACAAGCAGCCCGTTACCATACAGATGTTGATGTGCATGCCATGATGAAGGTAGATGAAGTATTAGATGCCGCTAAAAAAGCTAAAGACGGTGGTGCTTCTCGTTTATGTATGGGTGCAGCTTGGAGAGAAGTACGTGATAACCGCGATTTTGATAAGGTTATTGATATGGTAAAGGCTGTAAACGAAATGGATATGGAGGTTTGCTGTACTTTAGGGATGCTAAATGCAGACCAAGCACAAAGACTTGCTGATGCTGGTTTATATGCCTACAATCATAATTTAGATACTTCAGAAGAAGATTATAAGAGAATCATCAGTACCCGTACTTATGATGATCGTTTACAAACCATAGAAAACGTTCGTAAAGCAAAATTAACGGTTTGTAGTGGTGGAATTATAGGTTTAGGAGAAACTGTTAACGATAGGGTTTCTATGCTGCGTGTTTTGGCTAATATGCCTCAGCATCCAGAATCTGTTCCGGTGAACGCTTTGGTTCCGGTAAAAGGTACACCTTTAGAAAATCAACCTCGTGTTCCTATTTGGGATATGGTTCGTATGATAGCAACGGCCCGTATTACCATGCCAAAAACTTGCGTAAGATTATCTGCCGGAAGAACAGAAATGAGCACCATAGAACAAGCTTTATGCTTTATGGCTGGTGCAAACTCTATTTTTGCTGGTGATAAATTGTTAACCACCCCAAATCCAGATTTTAAAGATGATATGGCTATGTTTGAGCTTTTAGGTTTAACGCCTAGAAAAGCTTTTAAAAATGGCAAACCAAATCAAAAAGCAGAAGAAGTAACTGCTTAA
- a CDS encoding SDR family oxidoreductase, protein MKKIAVLGATGMLGKPVTDELIKAGFEVTILARNIKKAKELFPQASIVFADLASRTTLSQALKGQEAVYLNLHIPQHAKPKDFMPETTGLLNLIEAAKENNIQRITYLSSLVKDYQGQNNFNWWVFDVKQKAVQILKSSKIPYTIFYPSSFMENFDKGSFMNGNQMNLAGKAEAKMYWISGADYGKQVAKSFEVLTDENREYNVQGPEAYYPEEAVRIFIDNYKRKRLNVFKTPIGVLKFMGKFSNKINYIYHILEALNKYEEKFVSQFTWDELGQPKETIKDYTIRIQK, encoded by the coding sequence ATGAAGAAAATAGCGGTGTTGGGTGCTACTGGTATGCTAGGAAAACCAGTTACAGATGAGTTGATAAAAGCTGGTTTCGAGGTAACCATTCTAGCCAGAAATATTAAAAAAGCTAAGGAATTATTTCCTCAAGCTAGCATCGTTTTTGCCGATTTAGCTTCTAGAACTACCTTATCTCAAGCCTTAAAAGGGCAAGAGGCTGTTTATTTAAATCTTCATATTCCGCAACACGCTAAACCTAAAGATTTCATGCCAGAAACAACTGGTTTGCTAAATTTAATAGAAGCGGCAAAAGAAAATAACATCCAAAGAATTACTTATTTATCTTCTTTGGTTAAAGATTATCAAGGGCAAAATAATTTCAATTGGTGGGTTTTTGATGTTAAACAAAAAGCCGTTCAAATTCTTAAAAGCAGCAAAATTCCTTATACCATTTTTTACCCAAGCAGTTTCATGGAGAACTTTGATAAAGGTAGCTTCATGAATGGTAATCAGATGAATTTAGCAGGCAAAGCAGAAGCTAAAATGTATTGGATTTCTGGTGCCGATTATGGTAAACAAGTTGCCAAATCTTTTGAGGTTTTAACTGATGAAAATAGAGAATACAACGTTCAAGGTCCAGAAGCTTATTATCCAGAAGAGGCAGTAAGAATTTTTATCGATAACTATAAAAGGAAACGTTTAAACGTATTTAAAACGCCAATTGGTGTGCTAAAGTTTATGGGTAAATTTTCAAATAAAATCAATTATATCTACCATATTTTAGAGGCGCTTAACAAGTATGAGGAAAAATTTGTCTCTCAATTCACATGGGATGAATTGGGCCAACCTAAAGAAACTATAAAAGATTATACCATCAGAATTCAGAAATAA
- a CDS encoding FUSC family protein: MLLQKPLDDFRNFLYTQYFSDGIKITIGVLLPSLIFAQFNLLEIGINLSLGAVCCSIADTPGPWLHRRNAMLITNFLVFLVALITSIINHNQILVGIEILTFCFIFSMFYIYGARASSVGTAALLIMVLNVANHETTLNYYEHAGLVLAGGIWYFLLSALFSFVRPFRYARQTLGECVQEVAGYMRMRADFYNDKIPVEDIFKTLVDKQVLVHEMQDNVREILFKTRKLVNESTSDGRLLIMIFVDMVDLFEQTMATHHDYEIIRKRYKNHDILPAYALLIHKLASEIEYIGFCLIHQVKPRKHAVKIEDLDKLKKQLDELEKAGISVLVLKKILVNLRHIFSKTNTIFGYFDKESFIKQAKSGSTDHDKFVSHQSFDFKLLRNNLNLKSGNFRYALRVSLVVFTGYLVGFLLPVGHHSYWIILTILVILKPGFSTTKQRNIERVIGTIIGGITGALIIYFIKDETARFILMVLFMLITYSLQRVNYFISVVFMTPFILILFSFISSTINESLAVERIIDTLIGSGIAFLSSYIVLPSWESYQFKNYMLDMLKANQKYLDAMFRRFNPQNQINITEYKLARKEVYVNTANLAAAFQRMLNEPKNKQHNAVLDVHKFVVLNHILSSYLANLSTSLQDSQLVFNAEQQKLFRKSQHYLKLAIEWLSETTHEQEFVHVFEGTTETNEDLATEQLELIVKVSADILKITEKL, from the coding sequence ATGCTACTTCAGAAACCGTTAGATGATTTCAGAAACTTCCTATACACCCAGTATTTTTCTGACGGTATTAAAATTACTATTGGGGTGCTTCTCCCCTCTTTAATTTTTGCTCAGTTTAACCTCTTAGAAATTGGCATTAACCTTTCTTTAGGGGCTGTTTGTTGTAGTATTGCAGATACGCCAGGGCCTTGGTTGCATAGAAGAAATGCCATGCTAATTACCAATTTTCTGGTGTTTTTGGTAGCCCTTATAACCTCTATTATTAATCATAATCAAATTTTAGTTGGTATAGAAATACTTACTTTTTGCTTCATTTTCTCTATGTTTTACATTTATGGGGCAAGAGCATCATCTGTAGGGACAGCAGCGCTATTAATTATGGTTTTAAACGTTGCTAACCATGAAACTACTTTAAATTATTATGAGCATGCAGGTTTAGTTTTAGCAGGCGGAATATGGTATTTTTTACTAAGTGCGTTATTTTCCTTTGTTAGGCCATTTAGGTACGCTAGGCAAACCTTAGGAGAATGTGTGCAAGAAGTAGCAGGTTATATGCGCATGAGGGCTGATTTTTATAACGATAAAATTCCCGTAGAAGATATTTTTAAAACTTTGGTTGATAAACAGGTTCTAGTACATGAAATGCAAGATAATGTAAGAGAAATACTGTTTAAAACAAGAAAGCTTGTTAATGAATCAACTAGTGATGGTAGACTTCTCATCATGATTTTTGTTGATATGGTTGATTTATTTGAGCAAACCATGGCTACCCACCATGATTATGAAATTATAAGAAAGCGTTATAAAAATCATGATATTTTACCGGCTTATGCTTTACTGATTCATAAACTAGCATCAGAAATTGAGTATATAGGTTTTTGCCTAATTCATCAGGTAAAACCAAGGAAACATGCTGTAAAAATTGAGGATTTAGATAAGCTTAAAAAACAGCTTGATGAATTAGAAAAAGCAGGAATATCTGTTCTGGTTTTAAAGAAAATATTGGTTAATCTTAGACATATATTTTCTAAAACCAATACCATTTTTGGTTATTTTGATAAAGAGAGTTTTATTAAACAAGCTAAATCTGGCTCAACAGATCATGATAAATTTGTTAGTCACCAAAGTTTTGATTTTAAGCTTCTTAGAAACAACCTCAACTTAAAATCTGGTAATTTCAGGTATGCTCTTAGGGTTTCTTTAGTTGTTTTTACAGGTTATCTAGTAGGTTTCTTATTACCTGTTGGGCATCATAGTTATTGGATTATTTTAACCATACTGGTGATTTTAAAACCCGGCTTTAGCACTACCAAACAAAGAAATATTGAAAGAGTTATAGGAACCATTATAGGCGGTATTACAGGAGCTTTAATTATTTATTTTATTAAAGATGAAACTGCCAGGTTTATCCTGATGGTTTTATTCATGCTGATAACTTATAGTTTACAAAGGGTAAACTACTTCATCAGTGTGGTATTTATGACACCTTTTATTCTCATCTTATTTAGCTTTATTAGCTCAACTATTAACGAGAGTTTGGCTGTAGAAAGAATTATAGATACCCTTATTGGTTCTGGTATTGCTTTTTTATCTAGTTATATAGTTTTACCTAGCTGGGAGTCTTACCAGTTTAAGAATTATATGCTAGATATGCTTAAAGCCAATCAAAAGTATTTGGATGCTATGTTTAGAAGGTTTAATCCTCAAAATCAAATCAATATTACGGAGTATAAATTGGCTAGAAAGGAAGTTTATGTAAATACGGCCAATTTAGCGGCTGCTTTTCAAAGAATGCTTAATGAGCCTAAAAACAAGCAACACAATGCGGTTTTAGATGTCCATAAATTTGTGGTTTTAAATCATATTCTATCTTCTTATTTAGCAAATTTATCAACCAGCTTGCAAGATTCTCAGCTAGTATTTAATGCCGAGCAGCAGAAGCTTTTCAGGAAATCTCAGCATTATTTAAAACTTGCTATAGAATGGTTATCTGAAACTACACACGAGCAAGAATTTGTTCATGTTTTTGAGGGTACAACAGAAACCAATGAGGATTTAGCTACAGAACAATTAGAACTTATTGTAAAAGTATCAGCAGATATATTGAAAATTACAGAAAAGCTTTAA
- a CDS encoding putative DNA modification/repair radical SAM protein: MNFDRITEKLEILADAAKYDVSCSSSGAKRNNQKKGLGNSTGMGICHSYTEDGRCVSLLKILLTNHCIYDCAYCVTRKSNDIKRAAFTVQEVVDLTINFYRRNYIEGLFLSSGIFKDADFTMERLVLVAKKLRLEENFNGYIHLKSIPGASDELMKEAGLYADRLSINLELPTEKGLKLLAPDKNREDMIKPMNYVKNEIILFKEEKKLFRNTPKFAPAGQSTQLIIGATQENDLEIIQTADSFYKNYQLKRVYYSGYVPIADDARLPSLQSKVPMVRENRLYQADWLMRFYGFKADEILDPNLPFLDLDVDPKLSWALRNQQIFPIDIQKADFEMILRVPGIGVKSAWKIIEARRFSQLNENHLKKLGVALNRAKYFITYGIHFGNLKFLNSSNLKQFILGNTKSKYQDQYNAQLALF; the protein is encoded by the coding sequence ATGAATTTTGATAGGATAACAGAAAAATTAGAAATTCTGGCTGATGCGGCTAAATATGATGTTTCCTGCTCATCCAGTGGTGCCAAAAGAAATAATCAAAAAAAAGGTTTAGGAAATTCTACCGGAATGGGTATTTGCCATTCTTACACAGAAGATGGACGATGCGTTTCTTTGCTCAAAATTTTACTAACCAACCATTGCATTTACGATTGTGCTTATTGCGTAACTCGTAAAAGTAACGATATTAAAAGAGCCGCTTTTACCGTTCAAGAAGTTGTTGATTTAACCATAAACTTTTACAGAAGAAACTATATAGAAGGTTTATTTCTGAGCTCAGGCATATTTAAAGATGCCGATTTTACGATGGAACGATTGGTTTTAGTAGCTAAAAAACTCCGTTTAGAAGAAAATTTCAATGGTTATATCCACCTAAAGAGTATTCCTGGCGCTTCTGATGAGTTGATGAAAGAAGCCGGACTTTATGCTGATAGATTAAGCATTAATCTAGAACTTCCTACAGAAAAAGGATTAAAGCTTTTAGCGCCTGACAAAAATAGGGAAGACATGATAAAGCCCATGAATTATGTTAAAAACGAAATCATTCTTTTTAAAGAAGAAAAAAAGCTTTTCAGGAATACACCTAAATTTGCTCCTGCTGGGCAAAGTACGCAACTTATTATAGGTGCTACACAAGAGAACGATTTAGAAATCATCCAAACCGCCGATTCATTTTATAAAAACTACCAGCTGAAAAGGGTTTATTATTCTGGCTATGTTCCCATCGCCGATGATGCTCGTTTACCTTCTTTGCAAAGTAAAGTACCTATGGTAAGAGAAAACAGACTTTATCAGGCAGATTGGTTAATGCGTTTTTATGGCTTTAAAGCCGATGAAATACTAGACCCAAACTTACCTTTTTTAGATTTAGATGTTGACCCTAAATTGAGTTGGGCGCTAAGAAATCAGCAGATTTTTCCTATAGATATTCAAAAAGCAGATTTTGAGATGATTTTAAGAGTACCAGGTATTGGCGTAAAATCTGCTTGGAAAATTATTGAAGCCAGACGCTTTAGTCAGTTAAATGAAAATCATTTAAAAAAGTTAGGTGTAGCCCTTAACAGAGCCAAATACTTTATTACCTACGGAATACATTTCGGTAATCTTAAGTTTTTGAATAGCAGTAATTTAAAACAATTTATTTTAGGTAATACTAAAAGTAAGTATCAAGACCAATATAACGCTCAATTAGCTTTATTCTGA
- a CDS encoding TIGR03915 family putative DNA repair protein: MNILLYDHTFEGFLTAVFEAYEFKLKQVKIVKEALQTEQLFAQTRKVFTQAPKAERVYQKLKSLIGDLGLHRMLYTFLSEDEDIETHLWAVVQYALDHPQRKIIQDFSHPSVLKLSQYEQMVHREKHRMEAFVRFRLTLDGIYYAEIEPDFNVLPVIAKHFKDRYQDQKWMIFDHKRTYGIYYDLHKVELVEMKFANHLNKQEGLEMLVKDEKLYQHLWQTYFKKTTIQARKNSRLHIQHVPKRYWKYLTEKFVV, translated from the coding sequence ATGAATATTTTACTGTATGACCATACTTTTGAAGGCTTCTTAACCGCAGTTTTTGAAGCTTATGAATTCAAATTAAAACAAGTAAAAATTGTAAAAGAGGCTTTACAAACCGAGCAGCTTTTTGCCCAAACAAGAAAAGTATTTACACAAGCACCTAAGGCAGAAAGGGTATATCAGAAATTAAAATCTCTCATTGGAGATTTAGGTTTACACCGGATGTTATACACTTTTTTATCAGAAGATGAAGATATAGAAACACATTTATGGGCGGTTGTGCAGTATGCACTAGATCATCCACAACGAAAAATCATACAGGATTTTTCTCATCCTTCGGTTTTAAAATTATCTCAATATGAGCAAATGGTGCATCGCGAGAAGCATAGGATGGAAGCTTTTGTACGTTTTAGGTTAACCTTAGATGGTATTTATTATGCCGAAATAGAACCAGATTTTAACGTTTTACCGGTTATTGCAAAACATTTTAAAGACCGCTATCAAGACCAAAAATGGATGATTTTTGACCATAAAAGAACTTATGGTATTTATTATGATTTACATAAGGTTGAATTGGTAGAAATGAAGTTTGCTAACCATTTAAACAAACAAGAAGGTTTAGAGATGTTGGTTAAGGATGAAAAACTATATCAACATTTATGGCAAACTTATTTTAAGAAAACAACCATTCAAGCTAGAAAAAATTCCCGATTACATATTCAACACGTACCTAAAAGGTACTGGAAATATCTTACCGAAAAATTTGTGGTTTAA
- a CDS encoding DsbA family protein yields the protein MENKKPSIIYVYDAICGWCYGFSPVMKSLFENYADKFDFEVLSGGMMMGEREGTINDVAPYIKTAYKDVENTTGVKFGEAFLAELQKGDLFLSSEKPAIALAVFKSYFPEKAILFAHDLQSAIYVHGLDLSKDDSYVYLAEKYQIPVDEFISKLNQEEFKQAAYYDFALARQLQVTGYPAAFIRTGELKFYMIAKGYANLETMELRVQNVLKEMAL from the coding sequence ATGGAAAATAAGAAGCCTTCTATCATTTATGTTTACGATGCTATTTGTGGCTGGTGCTATGGTTTTAGTCCGGTTATGAAAAGTCTTTTTGAAAATTATGCCGATAAATTTGATTTCGAAGTTTTATCTGGTGGCATGATGATGGGCGAACGTGAAGGTACTATTAATGATGTGGCTCCTTACATTAAAACAGCTTATAAAGATGTTGAAAACACTACAGGTGTTAAGTTTGGCGAAGCTTTCTTGGCCGAATTGCAGAAAGGAGATTTATTCTTAAGTTCAGAAAAACCGGCGATAGCACTAGCTGTTTTTAAATCTTATTTTCCAGAAAAGGCTATTTTGTTTGCTCACGATTTACAATCTGCCATTTATGTTCATGGTTTAGATTTAAGTAAAGATGATAGCTATGTTTATTTAGCAGAAAAATATCAAATTCCTGTTGATGAGTTTATAAGCAAACTTAATCAGGAAGAATTTAAACAAGCTGCCTATTATGATTTTGCCTTAGCAAGACAGTTGCAGGTTACGGGCTATCCGGCAGCATTTATCAGAACTGGCGAGCTTAAATTTTATATGATAGCTAAAGGATACGCTAACCTAGAAACTATGGAATTACGTGTTCAGAATGTATTAAAAGAGATGGCTCTATGA
- the mgtE gene encoding magnesium transporter, with protein MQSFEIDKTDVLKLKQALEGDEEELVKLLGEYHASEIAILFSKIPLESQKRIINLLPAETASEVLSEMDFEAHPEELLLELDPERRQEIVEELDYDDATDIIAQLDEEDQQEILQDLDTEDASNIRNLLSYKEDSAGGLMNTQLIKIYANMSKKQAIDEIIQQSEEIEEFYTVYVVDESDTLKGIISLKNLIKAKASVKVADLINEDFIYVKAQVDQEEVADLISQYNLTSIPVVDDHLKLLGRVTFDDVIDVLEEENTEDMLKISGVSEDEELSGNWQAAVKSRLPWLVINLVTAFLASSVIRYFEPTITHILILPAYMTIIAGMGGNAATQALAVTVRRITLSDLSDNQAYRTVIKEFTVGLVNGAIIGLIVFMAALFYDSNPLLGLVIFIAMAGNLMIAGLAGSSIPLVLKRVGIDPAIASSIIITTFTDVFGFLLLLGLASKLLL; from the coding sequence ATGCAATCATTTGAAATTGATAAAACCGACGTTTTAAAACTAAAACAAGCTTTAGAAGGCGATGAGGAGGAGTTAGTTAAGCTTTTAGGGGAATATCACGCATCAGAAATTGCTATCCTTTTCAGTAAAATCCCTTTAGAATCGCAAAAGCGAATCATCAATTTATTACCCGCAGAAACCGCTTCAGAAGTACTTTCTGAAATGGATTTTGAGGCTCACCCAGAAGAACTTTTACTAGAACTAGATCCAGAACGGAGACAAGAAATTGTTGAAGAACTTGATTATGATGATGCAACAGATATCATTGCCCAGCTTGATGAAGAAGATCAACAAGAAATTCTTCAGGATTTAGATACTGAAGACGCATCAAACATCCGTAACTTATTAAGCTATAAAGAAGACTCTGCCGGTGGTTTGATGAATACCCAGCTGATAAAGATATACGCTAATATGTCTAAAAAGCAGGCTATTGATGAAATTATTCAACAAAGCGAAGAAATAGAAGAGTTTTATACCGTTTATGTTGTTGATGAATCTGATACACTAAAAGGTATCATTTCTTTAAAAAACCTTATCAAAGCAAAAGCAAGTGTTAAAGTTGCCGATTTAATTAATGAAGACTTTATATATGTTAAAGCCCAGGTAGACCAAGAGGAAGTTGCCGATTTAATCTCTCAATACAATCTTACCAGTATCCCTGTAGTGGATGATCATTTGAAACTTTTGGGAAGAGTTACTTTTGATGATGTTATTGATGTTTTAGAAGAAGAAAATACCGAGGATATGTTGAAAATATCCGGAGTTTCTGAAGATGAGGAATTAAGTGGTAATTGGCAAGCAGCTGTAAAATCTAGGTTACCTTGGTTGGTTATTAATCTTGTAACGGCATTTTTAGCTTCCTCTGTGATTAGATATTTTGAACCTACCATCACCCATATTTTAATCTTACCTGCTTACATGACCATTATTGCCGGTATGGGTGGTAATGCAGCAACCCAAGCTTTAGCTGTAACCGTAAGAAGAATTACTTTAAGTGATTTATCAGATAATCAGGCTTATCGTACTGTAATAAAGGAGTTTACCGTGGGTTTAGTAAACGGAGCCATCATAGGCTTAATTGTCTTTATGGCAGCACTTTTTTATGATTCAAATCCATTATTAGGCTTGGTAATTTTCATAGCTATGGCAGGTAATTTAATGATAGCTGGCCTAGCAGGCTCATCCATACCGTTGGTTTTAAAACGTGTTGGTATAGACCCTGCAATTGCTTCATCCATCATCATTACCACCTTTACCGATGTTTTCGGATTCTTGCTTTTATTAGGCTTAGCCTCAAAATTATTACTATAA
- a CDS encoding WbqC family protein: MESGAIFPLLYLPPIEFFKELLNFKNETILIDKNEHFPKQTYRNRASIYGANGALSITVPVLKGSKLHTSVKDVKISYDANWQRIHWMSLQASYRSSAYFEFYEDAFAPFYHQKFDFLFDYNLELLNTILKLLKQNLALNFTESYQAEYPQLKDFRSGIHPKITSNYQPKKYYQVFEDKYNFIPNLSIVDLLFNQGPQAIKHL, encoded by the coding sequence ATGGAATCTGGTGCAATATTTCCTTTACTTTATTTACCACCTATAGAATTTTTTAAAGAGCTATTAAACTTTAAAAATGAAACAATCTTAATTGATAAAAACGAGCATTTCCCTAAACAAACTTACAGAAATAGAGCAAGTATTTATGGCGCTAATGGTGCTTTAAGTATTACAGTCCCGGTGTTAAAAGGGTCTAAATTACATACTTCCGTAAAAGATGTTAAAATTAGTTATGACGCTAATTGGCAACGTATACATTGGATGAGTTTACAAGCATCTTACAGAAGTTCTGCTTATTTCGAGTTTTATGAAGATGCTTTTGCGCCATTTTATCATCAGAAATTTGATTTTCTGTTTGATTATAATTTAGAGCTCTTAAATACCATTTTGAAGCTTTTGAAGCAAAACCTAGCTTTAAATTTTACTGAAAGTTACCAAGCAGAATATCCACAGTTAAAAGATTTTAGAAGCGGTATTCATCCTAAAATAACAAGTAACTATCAGCCTAAAAAATATTATCAGGTTTTTGAAGATAAGTACAATTTTATACCTAATTTAAGTATTGTTGATTTATTATTTAATCAAGGTCCGCAGGCTATAAAACATCTTTAA